The following proteins are co-located in the Syngnathus scovelli strain Florida chromosome 21, RoL_Ssco_1.2, whole genome shotgun sequence genome:
- the cstf1 gene encoding cleavage stimulation factor subunit 1 produces MYRPKPTLKDRQHLYKLIISQLLYDGYTGIANSLVNEIKPANVVSPSEQLVQLVKIGMENDDSAVQYAIGRSDTVAPGVGIDLEFDADVQTMSPEASEYETCYVTSHKGPCRVATYSRDGQLIATGSADASIKILDTERMLAKSAMPIEVMMNETAQQNMENHPVIRTLYDHVDEVTCLAFHPTEQILASGSRDYTLKLFDYSKPSAKRAFKYVQEAEMLRAISFHPSGDYLLVGTQHPTLRLYDVNTFQCFVSCNPADQHTDTISGVSYNPTANSYVSCSKDGSIKLWDGVSNRCVTTFDKAHDGAEVCSAIFTKNSKYILSSGKDSVVKLWEISTGRMLVKYTGAGLSGRQMHRTQGVFNHTEDYVLLPDERTISLCCWDSRTAERKNLLSLGHNNIVRCIVHSPTNPGFMTCSDDFRARFWYRRTTTD; encoded by the exons ATGTATCGACCTAAACCGACATTGAAAGATCGCCAGCATCTGTATAAACTCATCATAAGCCAGCTCCTCTACGATGGATACACCGGCATCGCCAACAGTTTAGTCAATGAAATTAAACCTGCAAACGTGGTGTCGCCATCTGAACAGCTCGTCCAGCTGGTAAAAATTG GTATGGAAAATGATGACAGCGCTGTGCAATATGCCATCGGGCGCTCTGATACAGTCGCGCCCGGTGTGGGAATTGATCTGGAATTTGATGCTGACGTCCAGACAATGTCTCCGGAGGCATCTGAATATGAAACGTGCTATGTTACTTCCCATAAGGGACCATGTCGGGTTGCCACCTACAGTCGGGATGGCCAGCTAATCGCCACAGGCTCAGCTGATGCTTCCATCAAGATACTGGACACTGAGCGTATGCTGGCAAAAAGTGCCATGCCGATTGAG GTTATGATGAATGAGACAGCTCAGCAAAACATGGAGAATCACCCGGTGATTCGAACACTGTATGACCACGTGGATGAAGTTACGTGCCTGGCCTTCCATCCAACTGAACAGATCCTCGCTTCTGGCTCAAGGGATTACACTCTCAAACTCTTCGACTACTCAAAGCCTTCTGCAAAGCGAGCGTTTAAATATGTACAG GAAGCAGAGATGCTGCGTGCCATCTCttttcacccatctggagattaCCTTCTAGTTGGAACACAGCACCCCACCCTGCGTCTTTATGACGTCAACACCTTTCAGTGTTTTGTGTCCTGCAACCCAGCGGACCAACACACCGACACTATTAGCGGCGTTAGTTACAACCCGACAGCCAACAGCTACGTCAGCTGCAGCAAGGACGGCAGCATTAAACTATGGGATGGTGTCTCCAATCGCTGTGTGACCACCTTTGACAAAGCTCATGATGGGGCAGAGGTCTGCTCAGCCATCTTTACCAAGAACTCCAAGTACATCCTTTCCAGTGGGAAAGATTCAGTGGTCAAACTGTGGGAAATATCCACAGGCCGAATGTTGGTGAAATACACAG GAGCCGGCCTGAGCGGTCGTCAGATGCATCGTACGCAGGGCGTGTTCAACCACACGGAAGATTATGTTCTGCTTCCCGATGAGCGCACCATCAGCCTGTGCTGCTGGGATTCACGTACGGCCGAGAGGAAAAACCTGCTGTCGCTGGGTCACAACAACATCGTACGCTGCATTGTCCACTCGCCCACCAATCCGGGTTTTATGACTTGCAGTGATGACTTCAGAGCCCGTTTTTGGTACCGGCGCACCACAACAGATTGA
- the fdxr gene encoding NADPH:adrenodoxin oxidoreductase, mitochondrial, translating into MSGFQKLFSDVALWTWRRSRWINRRGVAAFSSCKPKVCVVGSGPAGFYTAQHLMKARQDVEVDIYERLPVPFGLVRFGVAPDHPEVKNVINTFTQTAKHARCSFYGNVNVGKDVSIQELQQAYHAVILSYGAEGNRRMGIPGEDLADVYSAKDFVGWYNGLPSCRELSPDLSCETAVIVGQGNVALDVARILLSPTDILKKTDITQPALEALMESKIRRVLIVGRRGPMQVACTIKELREIVKLPGTRPEMLPSDFEGVPEALPGLPRPRKRLTELLLKAALELPTKEEEERRSKASRTWGLRFFRSPVLVLPNRDGTGTAAIRLAVNKLEGSGEAARAVLTDEVEDVTCGLVISSVGYKSVLIDPSVPFDSGRAIVPNKLGRVQQAPGLYCSGWLKTGPTGVIATTMNNSFDTARSLMEDMDSGKLDMSAAKPGAQTIRTLLEKRGVKPVTFSDWEKIDSVEMNRGESFGKPREKLLTVENMLEVAWA; encoded by the exons ATGTCTGGCTTTCAAAAGCTGTTTAGCGATGTCGCATTATGGACGTGGAGAAGAAGTAGATGGATAAATCGACGTG GAGTGGCAGCATTTTCCTCATGCAAGCCAAAGGTGTGTGTTGTTGGCAGCGGACCAGCAGGATTCTATACAGCACAGCATTTGATGAAG GCCCGTCAAGATGTTGAGGTGGATATTTACGAGCGACTACCTGTCCCTTTTGGCCTCGTCAGATTTGGGGTTGCCCCTGATCATCCAGAAGTCAAG AATGTCATCAACACGTTCACGCAGACAGCAAAACATGCGCGCTGTAGTTTCTACGGAAATGTGAACGTCGGCAAGGATGTGAGCATACAAGAGCTGCAGCAAGCGTACCATGCAGTAATACTG AGCTATGGGGCAGAAGGAAACAGGAGGATGGGGATACCTGGAGAAGACTTGGCTGATGTATATTCTGCCAAAGACTTTGTGGGCTGGTACAATGGATTGCCGAGCTGTCGAGAG CTGAGCCCTGACCTGAGTTGTGAAACAGCAGTCATTGTGGGACAGGGCAATGTGGCTTTGGACGTAGCACGAATACTACTGTCACCTACTGATATTTTAAAG AAGACTGACATCACTCAGCCTGCCCTTGAAGCTCTGATGGAGAGCAAGATCCGCAGGGTGCTTATTGTCGGCAGAAGAGGACCCATGCAGGTTGCGTGCACTATCAAG GAGCTTCGAGAAATTGTGAAGCTCCCAGGCACCAGACCGGAGATGCTGCCATCCGATTTCGAGGGTGTCCCTGAGGCTCTTCCAG GTTTACCAAGACCAAGAAAACGTCTCACAGAGTTGCTGTTAAAAGCAGCTCTTGAGCTTCCAacaaaggaggaagaagaaagaaGAAGCAAAGCCTCGCGCACTTGGGGACTCCGATTCTTCCGGAGCCCTGTCCTGGTCCTTCCGAATCGTGACGGCACCGGCACAGCTGCCATCCGACTGGCAGTCAACAAACTGGAG GGTTCAGGTGAAGCTGCTCGCGCGGTGCTCACCGACGAGGTGGAGGACGTGACCTGCGGCCTTGTCATTAGCAGCGTTGGCTACAAGAGCGTCCTCATTGACCCGTCGGTCCCATTTGACTCCGGCAGAGCCATCGTCCCGAACAAATTGGGCCGTGTTCAGCAAGCGCCGG GTCTATATTGCAGCGGGTGGCTGAAGACAGGCCCGACCGGTGTGATCGCCACCACGATGAATAATAGTTTTGACACTGCAAGATCCCTCATGGAAGACATGGATTCAGGGAAATTGGACATGTCTGCTGCTAAGCCTGGAGCACAAACTATTAGAACTCTACTTGAAAAAAGAG GAGTGAAGCCTGTAACCTTCtcggattgggaaaagattgacAGTGTGGAGATGAATAGGGGTGAATCATTTGGAAAACCCAGAGAAAAACTGCTGACTGTGGAAAATATGCTTGAGGTGGCGTGGGCTTGA
- the pemt gene encoding phosphatidylethanolamine N-methyltransferase, with product MSCKPAGGVSNNLPEKKHSLLDCCGGLGNIDYSKMDLKVFDQVLKHINVHDPNFHIAVIAIIFNPLFWNLAARWEHRTRKLSEMFGSPYLACYFLGFVIILLNVYRSHSMAIVMKTQAKWELLDSKEVFHMGVLLVAVGSLLVVSSFLALGFTGTFLGDYFGIVMDEKVTGFPFSLTANPMYWGSTANYLGFALIRASPAGLVLTAVVALVYKIAVRFEGPFTEHLYRQRTRKRE from the exons ATGAGCTGCAAACCAGCCGGCGGAGTTAGCAACAATCTTCCGGAAAAGAAACATTCCCTGCTGGACTGTTGTGGAGGTCTCGGCAACATCGACTACTCCAAG ATGGACTTGAAGGTGTTTGACCAAGTCTTAAAACATATCAACGTCCACGACCCCAACTTCCACATTGCTGTGATTGCAATCATTTTCAACCCACTTTTCTGGAATCTG GCAGCAAGATGGGAGCACCGGACACGAAAACTGTCCGAGATGTTTGGAAGCCCCTACCTTGCCTGTTATTTCCTGGGCTTTGTTATCATCCTCCTCAATGTGTATCGCAGCCACAG CATGGCCATAGTTATGAAGACCCAGGCCAAGTGGGAGCTACTAGACAGCAAGGAAGTCTTTCACATGGGCGTCCTTCTGGTGGCGGTGGGCTCTCTCCTCGTCGTCAGCAGCTTTCTTGCTTTGGGATTCACTGGAACGTTCCTTG GTGACTACTTTGGCATTGTGATGGATGAGAAGGTGACAGGCTTTCCCTTCAGTCTCACAGCAAATCCAATGTACTGGGGCAGCACGGCTAACTACCTCGGCTTTGCACTTAT ACGTGCAAGTCCAGCGGGTCTCGTCTTGACTGCAGTTGTCGCCTTGGTCTACAAGATAGCCGTACGATTTGAAGG ACCTTTCACCGAGCACCTCTATCGGCAGAGGACGCGCAAACGTGAATGA
- the LOC125991685 gene encoding dexamethasone-induced Ras-related protein 1 isoform X2, translating into MIKKMSPSESDFDIPAKNCYRMVILGSTKVGKTAIVSRFLNGRFDEQYTPTIEDFHRKLYSIKGDVYQLDILDTSGNHPFPAMRRLSILTGTLHQVVPEKQNEREPGRASGHMRQQG; encoded by the exons ATGATCAAGAAAATGTCCCCCTCGGAAAGCGACTTTGACATCCCGGCCAAGAACTGCTACAGGATGGTGATTCTGGGCTCCACCAAAGTGGGCAAAACGGCAATTGTGTCCCGCTTCCTCAACGGGAGGTTCGACGAGCAGTACACGCCGACGATAGAGGACTTTCATCGGAAACTCTACAGCATCAAGGGGGACGTTTACCAGCTTGACATCCTGGATACGTCTGGCAACCATCCCTTCCCAGCCATGCGGAGGCTCTCCATCCTGACAGGTACTTTGC ACCAAGTCgtgcctgaaaaacaaaatgaaagagaACCTGGACGTGCCTCTGGTCATATGCGGCAACAAGGGTGA
- the LOC125991685 gene encoding dexamethasone-induced Ras-related protein 1 isoform X1: MIKKMSPSESDFDIPAKNCYRMVILGSTKVGKTAIVSRFLNGRFDEQYTPTIEDFHRKLYSIKGDVYQLDILDTSGNHPFPAMRRLSILTGDVFILVFSLDNRDSFNEVQRLKRQIYETKSCLKNKMKENLDVPLVICGNKGDREFYRQVQRADIQQLVDGDDDKCAYFEISAKRNENVDQMFQALFTLAKLPHEMSPDLHRKVSLQYCDMLHRKSVKNKKMKDVGEAYGMVTPYARRPSVHSDLMYIKEKAVGGGQAKDKERCVIS; encoded by the exons ATGATCAAGAAAATGTCCCCCTCGGAAAGCGACTTTGACATCCCGGCCAAGAACTGCTACAGGATGGTGATTCTGGGCTCCACCAAAGTGGGCAAAACGGCAATTGTGTCCCGCTTCCTCAACGGGAGGTTCGACGAGCAGTACACGCCGACGATAGAGGACTTTCATCGGAAACTCTACAGCATCAAGGGGGACGTTTACCAGCTTGACATCCTGGATACGTCTGGCAACCATCCCTTCCCAGCCATGCGGAGGCTCTCCATCCTGACAG GCGACGTTTTCATCCTGGTCTTCAGCTTGGACAACAGAGACTCCTTCAACGAGGTGCAACGCCTCAAGCGTCAAATCTACGAGACCAAGTCgtgcctgaaaaacaaaatgaaagagaACCTGGACGTGCCTCTGGTCATATGCGGCAACAAGGGTGACCGCGAATTCTACCGCCAGGTGCAGCGAGCCGACATCCAGCAGCTGGTGGACGGCGACGACGACAAGTGCGCCTATTTCGAGATCTCCGCCAAGCGCAACGAGAACGTCGACCAAATGTTCCAGGCCTTGTTCACCTTGGCGAAGCTGCCCCACGAGATGAGCCCCGACCTGCACAGAAAGGTGTCGCTGCAATACTGCGACATGCTGCACAGAAAGTCCGTGAAGAACAAGAAGATGAAGGACGTGGGCGAGGCGTACGGCATGGTCACGCCGTACGCGCGAAGACCCAGCGTGCACAGCGACCTCATGTACATTAAAGAGAAGGCGGTCGGTGGAGGACAAGCCAAAGATAAAGAAAGATGCGTGATCAGTTAA